A window of Cydia strobilella chromosome 10, ilCydStro3.1, whole genome shotgun sequence genomic DNA:
AGCCGGACGGTGCAAACAGCAGGCGCTGCGGCAGAGGTGGCAGCGTTGAGAAAGAGGACAAAATACCTTGTATCTTGAGgcgatttattattttgtaccactCGCCTTCGAGATAACGGGGTGTTGGGGGTCTGACACCATAGCTTTTATAAGGGAGGTGGGTCATAGGATTAGGGagaggacctctgatgctcgcgcgggttcgtacctgatGCAAAGGCtggccatcgctatccaacgtggtaacgcaGCAAGTTttatgggcacctttgcacctgGTACAACAAGCGGAGGTCTTTtagaataaaatacctattttattttgctttgtagtttgttaattaaatttagatatatttaagtatttttttatgattgttaTATACCATTAACTTTACTTGATCTGCTGAACAAATTTAATGAATTGGcattaatatatgtaattttgttttaatcttATCATCTTTACGCTTGTTTAAAGATGCTCGAATGTAGCTTGGAGTAGTTGGAGTTTGCTTTTGGCAATGTCAATAATTGGCGCaggcactgttttttttttcttcaaaaaagtgactgataaagatagtttattattgaagtaggcatattacaatgcgcttatgaacgtcaaataaagttacgccggctctaaccctacacctgtGCCTCGAGGAGATTTACGAACCCCGCttaattggaggagggtatcccaatatgggaccggcaacaaactcgtcGGGACACATTTTTTCACTGACACCTAATCTTCCAACCTGCGCTAAGCCCCCAGCGGTCGTACgatacctacctaatacttCTGCTACGCTACGCTTAGGGGTTTACCATTTAGCGATTTTGAGTAAAACTGATGTCTCTGATTTTTGATACTTTTCTTATATAGATGTGCCTTTTTGCGAATTGTTGAGAACTTGAGAAATCTATACCACCCGGACCATAATTAAAACCTTCTTCATCAAAACCAGCTACTTACTTTCGACGCTACCGAGAAAACGCGAGACAAACTACAGGCCAACAGGAATTAATTGTCGTTTAATAAATTTAGTCAAGATTATCTTTAATCAATGTTTTTGGTAATTTCCGGCAATACTACGTAAATTTCGTTAAGTATATTCTTCTTCAAAAGCGCTTCTACTACAGAACTGAACGCGGGTGCACGCAAAATGTCAAAGCAACACTAAAATCAATTTATCATAAAAACATATTGAATTcaatttcattaataaattcGTCAACGAACAAAGGCCACCGTAACGCTAACGCGCCAAAACCGCACCGACGAACCGTCCCAAATTAATCGGACATAATTAATATCGCGACTAAAACTTCTCCTTCAACTCCAAAGAACGCATATGCATAAGAATACTACGACGCTTACTTCCCTCTTACGGAACACCACAACTCCAATCAGCTCCTGACCGATCTTGTATAGCTTATTTGTTATAACCGCAACCAATTTAAACTCCACCTGTGTGATCTGCAACTTTAGCAGTTGAGTAACACAGTCCATTTTCTAATGGCAAGAACAGATATCGGTGGTTGTATTACCTTGTTGTGTATCTAAGGGTTTTTTTGACATTCCGACCAAAACGCCTGTTGTAAAGAGCATCCGACTATACCACCCATTCATAAGGACAGTGGTGAcctattaagatttttttgattAGTGTGGAtaagctttaatttttttagatatgataggtgtaaataagtaaaacttccgtgagacactgacatgttaaatatattaaaccgggtcactcatgtATATTAAGATCGTATCATAACACATGGTAACACACACACATGGTGGTATGTTAACATGTCGAGCATGTCTTtatatacgtgagtgacccggtttaatatatgcaattgtaaataagtctaaatacttattttatctgTCGATAGTAATATGGCTGGTAAAGAAGGCCATTAGGCATTAATGCCGTGCTTTGGAATTATgtttgtattttgtgcaataaaattggcACTACATTTCGAAAAGTTTGATTAAAGAAATCGTACTGGTACTTAACTATTGGTGATTAAGTATTTCGAAGAAGAGAAAAGTATACACTGTACGAAATAGGGAATTAGTTTAATAGTGGAACCTACTCATCAAACTACGAgtacttactttttttgtacCTACTGTCGTTTCAAACGTTTGTTCTTGGTCGCAAGAACCTGCGTGGGTTTTACGAACTACTTGGTGTTGACTAAAACATCTTTTACAGTTAGGGTTAACATGATATATTATATTCGTGTAGTCATTTTCAATCAAAGCTCTCAAGCATCCGATCTATGAGAATACTTGGAATAGTTGCGATACTTGGTTTCGCCAGATCAACATTAgttgagaagaagaagaaatactccacccacaaaataaataaatattaaacgcTATTGTCCGGTTGGCGATAGTCTTCCCTCCTTACATattgttttcaaataaaaatcgagcCATATTTAGTCGTATCGTATCCATAGATTTCTAACCCGTCTCTAGCCCACACGCGCAGACCTCTTGTAACGACTCGGCTCTCTCGGCTTTGTTGCTCGTCCTTGGTAACAAATTTACGATCGCACTTAGACATAATCAGCGTCAGCACCACTGTTAACACCTTAGGTACTCAATGAAGATGTGACAAAAATCTTGACAGCACGAATGGTTTATTTCTTAGAAATAGATACATaagttaataattttgaatatgtTAATAAGCTTTTATTGCCTGCAGTTTTGAAAATAATCATCAAAGTTCTTACGAGTCCCAAACTTAATTAGATTGCCtaatttaaatttccaaaaaaatttGAAAGAGAAAATACGAATAACAACGTAACAAATATGCAAGTTAAATCAAAGCTGAAACAAACGTCCTCGAAAATGGCTCTAGCGATTTCAGTGAAATGAATGATTTTTACGAAGTGGTACAGAGTTTGCTGCGGAAAACAACCAGAATTGTTCGTCCACGTCATcgaactagttttttttttttgcggatAGCAAGTAAGCTATTAATGGGTGACTAGTGCACTCAGGTAAAACTCAAGttaataactttatttataaaaactaaataaatttataattatgtatatataattatacttataaacatcaaaaaaaaaggtatggACATACCAACTTACATTTTTCTCTTCTTTCATTGTTGGTACATATATCTTTTAGTATTATACATAGTACAAATAACAGTTTTTACAACAACAAATGCATTTTAATATAAGCAAGCgcttaactaataaaaatattgattcacTTGCTTTTACACCCACCTCCGCCAGCAGATGGACCACAAGAAGACGCCGATTTTATACCCACATTGGCAAACGCCAAAGGATCCAATTCCGGCTCCGGTTTTTTCTCCACTTTCGATATTAACCGCTTCAAACTTGAAATCTGTCGAGCTGGATGCAAGCCTTTCGGGCAAACCAACATGCAGACCATTATAGTGTGACACCTGAACGCTTTAAAGTCATCTCTGACGTCCCACAGCCTCCGATCTGTATCTGCGTCCCTCGAGTCTATCACCCATCGGTAAGTATGCAACAATGAAGCAGGTCCTAGGAATCTGCGGCCGTTCCACCAGTAGCTGGGGCACGATGTCGAGCAGCAAGCACATAGAATGCACTCGTACAAACCAACTAACTTACTGTTGTCCTTGATACTTTGTGCATACTGCGTTCTGCCCATGGGTAGGGGGTCTGGACGCACAAGATAGGGCCTGATACTATTATATTGACGAAAAAAGTGTGTCATATCGACCACTAAGTCTTTCTGGACGTACATGTG
This region includes:
- the LOC134744759 gene encoding succinate dehydrogenase iron-sulfur subunit-like; translated protein: MAAKFLHRSIVTFWLQIRHYSKGAKPAVKQAVEPAKKPPDRRIFKVYRFAGIASGQKPKVQSFEFDITKIGGMVLDALIKIKEMDPTVTFRRSCREGICGSCGINLQGVNCLACITEIPKDKVITILPLPHMYVQKDLVVDMTHFFRQYNSIRPYLVRPDPLPMGRTQYAQSIKDNSKLVGLYECILCACCSTSCPSYWWNGRRFLGPASLLHTYRWVIDSRDADTDRRLWDVRDDFKAFRCHTIMVCMLVCPKGLHPARQISSLKRLISKVEKKPEPELDPLAFANVGIKSASSCGPSAGGGGCKSK